Proteins encoded by one window of Halomonas chromatireducens:
- a CDS encoding DegT/DnrJ/EryC1/StrS family aminotransferase, translating to MNFIDLAAQQARIKPRLDAAIQEVLAHGRYVLGPEVAELERRLADYVGVSHCIGCANGTDALQIALMALDIGPGDEVIVPGFTFIASAESVVLAGARPVYVDIDPHTYLLDPARVEAAITPRTRAIMPVSMFGQCADMESIEALAQRHGLYVVEDAAQSFGATRHGRRSCGLSRIACTSFFPSKPLGAYGDGGALFTDDDALAEAARLVARHGEARRYHHTRVGMNSRLDTLQAAILLAKLDIFDEELVLRQQAAERYDRLLGESGVVTAPTLAAGNTSVHAQYSIRVPRRDEVQATLADAGVPTAVHYPVPLNLQPAVADPDRRLPVTEAVCREILSLPMHPYLQAEQQRRVVEVLLKALG from the coding sequence GTGAACTTCATTGATCTTGCCGCGCAGCAGGCGCGTATCAAGCCCCGGTTGGACGCCGCCATTCAGGAAGTCCTGGCTCACGGCCGCTATGTGCTGGGGCCAGAAGTGGCCGAGCTGGAGCGCCGCCTGGCCGACTATGTAGGCGTCTCTCACTGCATCGGCTGCGCCAATGGCACCGATGCACTGCAGATCGCGCTGATGGCCCTCGATATCGGCCCGGGCGATGAGGTGATCGTGCCCGGTTTTACCTTCATCGCCAGTGCCGAAAGCGTTGTGCTTGCTGGTGCCAGGCCGGTCTATGTGGACATCGACCCGCATACCTACCTGCTCGATCCCGCTCGGGTCGAGGCGGCCATCACACCGCGAACCCGTGCCATCATGCCGGTCTCGATGTTTGGCCAGTGCGCCGACATGGAGTCGATCGAAGCGCTGGCGCAGCGCCATGGGCTATATGTGGTGGAGGATGCCGCGCAAAGCTTCGGCGCCACCCGCCATGGGCGTCGTTCCTGCGGCCTGTCACGCATCGCATGCACCAGCTTCTTTCCCAGCAAGCCACTCGGTGCCTACGGTGACGGTGGTGCCCTGTTCACCGACGACGATGCCCTGGCAGAGGCAGCTCGCCTCGTGGCCCGACATGGTGAGGCCCGGCGTTACCACCATACCCGAGTGGGCATGAACAGTCGGCTCGATACGCTTCAGGCTGCCATACTGCTGGCAAAGCTCGATATCTTTGACGAAGAGCTGGTGCTGAGGCAGCAGGCAGCCGAGCGCTATGACAGGTTGTTGGGCGAGTCCGGTGTCGTCACGGCGCCGACCTTGGCAGCAGGTAATACCAGCGTGCATGCCCAGTACAGTATCCGCGTACCGCGTCGTGATGAGGTGCAGGCGACGCTGGCCGATGCCGGCGTGCCGACCGCCGTACACTACCCGGTTCCGCTCAATCTCCAGCCTGCCGTTGCTGATCCTGACCGTCGCTTGCCAGTCACCGAGGCGGTATGCCGGGAGATACTTAGCCTGCCGATGCATCCCTATCTTCAGGCCGAGCAGCAGCGGCGGGTAGTCGAGGTGCTGTTAAAGGCGTTGGGCTGA
- a CDS encoding Gfo/Idh/MocA family oxidoreductase: MNFTLIGAAGYIAPRHMQAIKETGHDLVAAYDINDSVGIIDSISTNCSFFTQFEYFLEHAWRLKRQGNKAIDYWVVCSPNHFHSAHISAGLHLGCEVICEKPLVSTPAQLDELRCIEEETGQRVYSIMQLRHHPAIHELRDKVMAEQRVGQYDVELTYITARGPWYLASWKGDPRKSFGVMAEIGIHFFDMLHVIFGELKRMVLHYHDEHKAAGYLEYEKAKVRWFLSIDAEDLPERVRGQHSTYRSITCDGEEFEFSSGFTDLHTVSYREILAGRGFGIETVRHCLETVYQLGQASPEAPRAEEAHPQLSRIASARAGDVPTQD, from the coding sequence ATGAATTTTACGCTTATTGGTGCGGCCGGTTATATCGCGCCTCGTCATATGCAGGCCATCAAGGAGACGGGCCATGACCTTGTGGCAGCCTACGACATCAATGACTCGGTGGGCATCATCGATTCTATATCGACAAACTGCTCGTTCTTTACCCAGTTCGAATATTTCCTCGAACATGCCTGGCGGCTGAAGCGGCAAGGTAACAAAGCTATCGATTACTGGGTGGTCTGCTCCCCCAACCACTTTCATAGCGCCCATATCTCGGCTGGGCTGCATCTTGGCTGCGAGGTGATCTGCGAGAAGCCCCTGGTATCGACGCCGGCCCAGCTTGATGAGCTGCGTTGCATCGAAGAAGAGACCGGGCAACGGGTCTACAGCATCATGCAGCTGCGCCACCATCCGGCCATCCATGAATTGCGGGACAAGGTAATGGCAGAGCAGCGCGTTGGTCAGTACGACGTCGAACTGACCTATATCACCGCTCGCGGTCCTTGGTACCTGGCCAGTTGGAAGGGCGATCCGCGCAAGTCTTTCGGCGTGATGGCAGAGATCGGCATCCACTTCTTCGACATGCTGCATGTGATCTTCGGCGAGTTGAAGCGCATGGTGCTGCACTACCATGACGAGCACAAGGCTGCCGGCTATCTCGAATACGAGAAAGCGAAGGTGCGCTGGTTCCTCTCCATCGACGCCGAGGATCTGCCCGAGCGCGTACGTGGCCAGCACTCGACCTATCGCAGCATTACCTGCGACGGCGAAGAGTTCGAGTTTTCCAGCGGTTTTACCGATCTGCACACCGTCAGCTATCGCGAGATTCTCGCCGGGCGCGGCTTTGGGATCGAGACCGTGCGACATTGCCTCGAGACTGTCTATCAACTGGGCCAGGCGAGCCCGGAGGCGCCGCGAGCAGAAGAGGCCCACCCCCAGCTGTCCCGTATCGCCTCGGCTCGTGCTGGCGATGTCCCCACCCAGGATTGA
- a CDS encoding sulfurtransferase, whose product MSRVLISAAELAESLEAGKPPLVLDCRARLGEPGAGRRLWEAGHIPTSQHLDLDRDLAGPPGEGGRHPLPERNAFTAFVQRLGITPVTPVVVVDDMGGQLAAARAWWMLFCWAGHPDVRLLDGGLRAWQEAGGPLVLGQEPAPEPATWQPCFDDEAWVDADAVLAGGDLKVDARSLERFRGEAEPIDPVAGHIPGAVCRPSAANLTEAGRFKAADTLDAELPRADAVVAYCGSGVTACHNILAYAIAGRPLPRLYGGSWSEWIRDPSRPLVRG is encoded by the coding sequence ATGAGCCGTGTGCTGATATCCGCTGCGGAGCTTGCCGAATCACTTGAGGCGGGGAAGCCGCCACTCGTGCTCGACTGTCGTGCCCGCCTGGGAGAGCCGGGCGCTGGGCGGCGCCTATGGGAGGCCGGGCATATTCCCACTAGTCAACATCTCGATCTGGACCGCGATCTCGCCGGGCCGCCAGGGGAGGGTGGGCGCCACCCCTTGCCGGAGCGGAATGCCTTCACTGCCTTTGTTCAGCGCCTTGGCATCACGCCAGTCACGCCGGTGGTCGTGGTCGATGACATGGGCGGGCAGTTGGCGGCGGCACGGGCCTGGTGGATGCTGTTCTGCTGGGCCGGCCATCCCGATGTTCGGCTCCTGGATGGTGGCTTGAGGGCATGGCAGGAGGCGGGCGGGCCGCTGGTGCTTGGCCAGGAGCCTGCCCCTGAGCCTGCCACGTGGCAGCCTTGCTTCGATGATGAGGCCTGGGTCGATGCTGATGCGGTGCTGGCTGGGGGTGACTTGAAGGTCGATGCGCGCAGCCTGGAGCGCTTTCGCGGTGAGGCTGAGCCCATCGATCCGGTAGCGGGGCATATACCCGGTGCAGTTTGTCGGCCCAGTGCTGCCAATCTGACTGAAGCAGGCCGCTTCAAGGCAGCTGATACGCTCGATGCCGAACTTCCCCGTGCCGATGCCGTTGTCGCCTACTGTGGTTCTGGCGTGACCGCCTGCCACAATATCCTGGCCTATGCGATTGCCGGTCGCCCCTTGCCCCGGCTGTATGGGGGGTCATGGAGCGAGTGGATTCGTGATCCGTCCAGGCCGTTAGTGCGTGGCTAA
- a CDS encoding ATP-dependent helicase: protein MRLTAEQHAVVTHGAGHARVAAVAGAGKTTTLVARVLHLLASGVPANRILVLMFNRSAREDFQQRLATMAPRGQRLPDVRTFHALGHRLTGSLARWGVLPERRLLSADWQVERLLRQATLEVLEDPTQRETALEADTLEALAHFCGLVKAEMLAPAALYERLDFGDETRHFVEAFQRLEQLLAEHGLMTFSDLLYRPLRALEADPQLAKRVQGYLDHVIIDEYQDINQAQLRLLATLAGAEADVMAVGDANQCIYEWRGAHPDAMREHFTATFGAAIDYPLSTTFRHGHALALTANHAIAANRRRPDQLCLAAPENPRTTLAVDQGREALPQALAAWQGEGRRLDEACLLVRSWALSVPFQLRLLQAGIPFRLSREDRFVFRLPLVQALSGYLRVARNAALLQDPELVRRLLEQPTPFVARERLSALASRLAETQTFPDRHDPLLASLKPIQRRNLKRRWALLCELPRLGLWSPARLLAHVVESLDAEKVLKRAAARREKGEEDVRLLDVLVEQAGEVKEIDAFIELLERPVENHADGVLITTVHGAKGLEWPLVVLAGANEEDFPHYSRDNPLTPERLEEERRLFYVAITRARERLLMLHDGGAHRPSRFLAEMAWQDCTRVAARLEGADSDDDSPLAVTSPALVARYLETLGHEVPLRPLADSVLAEAQAGYWAGEFQPGQWLRHAVFGEGEIAVVEGDPADPVIEVRFAQAGRRRLLARRAPIEMLSAHLAASPL from the coding sequence GTGAGACTCACCGCGGAGCAGCACGCCGTGGTCACCCATGGCGCCGGGCATGCCCGGGTCGCCGCCGTGGCCGGGGCCGGGAAGACCACCACGCTGGTGGCGCGGGTGCTGCATCTGCTGGCCAGTGGCGTGCCTGCCAACCGTATCCTGGTGCTGATGTTCAATCGCTCGGCCCGGGAGGACTTCCAGCAGCGTCTGGCGACCATGGCCCCCCGGGGCCAGCGGCTGCCCGATGTGCGCACCTTTCACGCCCTTGGCCACCGGCTGACCGGTAGTCTGGCTCGCTGGGGTGTGCTGCCTGAGCGTCGCCTGCTTTCCGCCGACTGGCAAGTGGAGCGCCTGCTGCGCCAGGCGACCCTGGAAGTGCTGGAGGACCCGACGCAGCGCGAGACGGCCCTGGAGGCGGATACCCTCGAGGCGCTTGCCCACTTCTGTGGCCTGGTGAAGGCCGAGATGTTGGCGCCGGCGGCCCTCTATGAGCGCCTCGACTTCGGTGACGAGACGCGACACTTCGTGGAAGCCTTCCAGCGCCTCGAGCAACTGCTGGCCGAACACGGATTGATGACCTTTTCCGACCTGCTCTACCGGCCGCTGCGCGCACTGGAGGCCGACCCGCAGCTGGCGAAGCGTGTCCAGGGCTACCTCGACCACGTCATCATCGATGAGTATCAGGACATCAACCAAGCGCAGCTGCGCCTGCTGGCCACCCTGGCCGGAGCTGAAGCCGACGTCATGGCCGTGGGCGATGCGAACCAGTGCATCTACGAGTGGCGTGGCGCCCATCCCGACGCCATGCGCGAACACTTCACCGCCACCTTCGGCGCGGCCATCGACTACCCCCTTTCCACCACCTTCCGCCACGGCCATGCGTTGGCGCTGACGGCCAACCACGCCATCGCCGCCAACCGTCGCAGGCCCGACCAGCTCTGCCTTGCCGCTCCGGAGAACCCACGCACTACCCTGGCCGTCGATCAGGGCAGGGAGGCATTGCCCCAGGCGCTCGCCGCCTGGCAGGGTGAGGGGCGTCGTCTCGACGAGGCTTGCCTGCTGGTGCGCAGCTGGGCGCTGTCGGTGCCTTTCCAGCTGCGGCTGCTCCAGGCGGGCATTCCCTTTCGGCTCTCCCGCGAGGATCGCTTCGTGTTCCGGCTGCCGCTGGTGCAGGCCCTGTCCGGCTACCTGCGGGTGGCGAGGAATGCCGCCTTGCTGCAGGACCCCGAACTGGTGCGCCGGCTATTGGAGCAGCCGACCCCTTTCGTGGCCCGGGAGCGCCTGTCGGCGTTGGCCAGCCGACTGGCGGAGACGCAGACCTTTCCCGACCGACACGATCCGCTGCTGGCCAGTCTCAAGCCGATACAGCGGCGTAACCTCAAGCGGCGCTGGGCCCTGCTCTGCGAACTGCCGCGCCTGGGCCTCTGGTCCCCCGCTCGCCTGCTGGCCCATGTGGTGGAGAGTCTCGACGCCGAGAAGGTGCTCAAGCGCGCCGCCGCACGCCGAGAGAAGGGCGAGGAGGACGTCCGGCTACTCGATGTGCTGGTGGAACAGGCCGGTGAGGTGAAAGAGATCGATGCCTTCATCGAATTGCTGGAGAGGCCGGTGGAGAACCACGCCGACGGCGTCTTGATCACTACGGTACACGGCGCCAAGGGGCTGGAGTGGCCGCTCGTGGTCCTGGCCGGGGCCAATGAGGAGGATTTTCCCCATTACAGCCGCGACAACCCGCTGACCCCGGAGCGGCTGGAAGAGGAGCGGCGGCTCTTCTATGTGGCCATTACCCGCGCCCGGGAGCGGCTGCTCATGCTGCATGATGGGGGAGCGCATCGCCCGAGTCGGTTCCTCGCCGAGATGGCCTGGCAGGATTGTACGCGGGTGGCTGCTCGCCTGGAGGGCGCCGACAGCGACGACGACTCTCCGCTGGCCGTCACCTCGCCAGCGCTGGTGGCCCGCTATCTCGAGACGCTGGGCCATGAGGTGCCGCTTCGGCCGCTGGCCGACTCGGTCCTGGCCGAAGCGCAGGCCGGCTATTGGGCAGGCGAGTTCCAGCCGGGGCAGTGGCTGCGGCATGCGGTCTTTGGTGAAGGCGAGATTGCCGTGGTGGAGGGCGACCCGGCCGACCCGGTCATCGAAGTGCGCTTTGCCCAGGCGGGGCGGCGCCGCTTGCTGGCGCGGCGTGCCCCCATCGAGATGCTGTCCGCGCATCTGGCGGCTTCGCCCCTCTGA
- a CDS encoding DUF1285 domain-containing protein — translation MNLEPLLEHVEPVGQIPPVDRWHPQQVGEMDLRIVADGRWIHEGTVIGRPRLVRLLSTLLRREQDGHHYLVTPVEKQRIQVEDRPFVIVDAEREGKDWWLTTNVGDRLCLDEAHRLTVSDTPDGVAVPEVAVRFGLSARLGRNVFYRLVEDAEQRTTDTGRIELGLSSSGVWQPLGELPDDPS, via the coding sequence ATGAACCTGGAGCCGCTACTCGAGCATGTCGAGCCCGTCGGACAGATACCGCCCGTGGACCGTTGGCATCCGCAGCAAGTCGGCGAAATGGACCTGAGGATCGTTGCCGACGGACGCTGGATTCATGAAGGTACGGTGATTGGGCGTCCGCGCCTGGTCAGGCTGCTGTCGACCCTGCTGCGGCGTGAGCAGGATGGCCACCATTACCTGGTGACCCCGGTCGAGAAGCAGCGCATTCAGGTGGAGGACCGCCCCTTCGTGATCGTCGATGCCGAGCGGGAAGGGAAGGACTGGTGGCTGACCACCAACGTCGGCGACCGGCTGTGCCTGGATGAGGCGCACCGCCTGACGGTAAGCGATACCCCCGACGGGGTGGCGGTGCCCGAAGTCGCGGTGCGCTTCGGCCTCTCGGCCAGGCTGGGTCGCAACGTGTTCTATCGCCTGGTGGAGGACGCCGAGCAGCGCACCACCGATACTGGCCGGATCGAGCTGGGGCTTTCCAGCAGCGGTGTCTGGCAACCGCTGGGCGAACTGCCGGACGACCCTTCGTGA
- a CDS encoding TatD family hydrolase, with product MFVDSHCHLDRLDPQTHSGDLAATLDAARARDVRQFLAIAVTLEAVPELARISREHADVVISAGVHPLHRVDDEPDVEAIKACADRYGAVAIGECGLDYHYLDKAPDSVPPREVQLERFRRHLIAATELELPVIVHTREAREETLSLIREHTDPAAGGVLHCFTEDLDMAREAVRHGFSISLSGIVTFRNAESIRDVARRVPLDRLLIETDSPYLAPVPHRGRPNEPAWVVEVAECIARERGISIEEVAMQTTANFYRLFRAAAPEAPAEIRDALANAGLV from the coding sequence ATGTTCGTCGATTCCCATTGCCATCTCGACCGCCTAGACCCCCAGACACACAGCGGCGACCTCGCTGCAACCCTGGATGCCGCCCGCGCCCGTGACGTTCGCCAGTTCCTGGCCATTGCGGTGACGCTGGAAGCGGTGCCCGAGCTCGCCAGGATCAGCCGCGAGCACGCCGACGTGGTGATCTCCGCCGGCGTCCATCCGCTGCATCGGGTGGATGACGAGCCCGACGTCGAAGCGATCAAGGCCTGTGCCGACCGGTATGGCGCCGTGGCCATCGGTGAGTGCGGGCTCGATTATCACTATCTCGACAAGGCCCCCGACAGCGTGCCGCCGAGAGAGGTGCAACTGGAGCGCTTTCGTCGCCACCTGATCGCCGCCACCGAACTGGAGCTGCCGGTCATCGTGCATACCCGGGAAGCCCGGGAGGAGACCCTGTCGCTGATTCGCGAGCATACCGACCCGGCTGCCGGTGGCGTCCTGCACTGCTTTACCGAAGACCTGGACATGGCCCGGGAGGCCGTGCGTCACGGCTTTTCGATCTCGCTTTCGGGTATCGTCACCTTCCGCAACGCCGAGTCGATTCGCGACGTGGCTCGTCGGGTGCCGCTGGACCGGCTGCTGATCGAGACGGATAGCCCCTACCTGGCGCCGGTGCCTCACCGGGGCAGGCCCAACGAGCCGGCCTGGGTGGTCGAGGTGGCCGAGTGCATCGCGCGGGAGCGGGGCATCAGTATCGAGGAGGTCGCCATGCAGACCACCGCGAATTTCTACCGGCTGTTTCGAGCGGCCGCGCCGGAGGCGCCCGCAGAGATTCGCGACGCCCTGGCCAATGCCGGCTTGGTATAG
- a CDS encoding PilZ domain-containing protein: MSPQKALSLTIQDTQTLLSAYMPLLERGGIFVPTRERYELGQEVYLLLTLPGDSERMPVTGQVVWVSPDGVAGRRVPGIGIHFSPEDQPVRDRIETLLAGQLDKGAPTYTL; the protein is encoded by the coding sequence ATGTCACCACAGAAAGCCCTGTCGCTGACCATTCAGGACACGCAGACCCTGCTTTCCGCCTACATGCCGCTGCTTGAGCGGGGCGGTATCTTCGTGCCCACTCGCGAGCGCTACGAGCTGGGCCAGGAGGTCTACCTGCTGTTGACCCTGCCCGGCGACAGTGAGCGTATGCCGGTGACCGGCCAGGTCGTCTGGGTCTCGCCGGATGGCGTGGCTGGACGTCGGGTGCCGGGTATCGGCATTCACTTCAGCCCCGAGGATCAGCCAGTACGGGATCGGATCGAAACCCTGCTGGCCGGCCAGTTGGACAAGGGCGCGCCGACCTATACCCTCTAA
- a CDS encoding TRAM domain-containing protein gives MLGKRRPSRQRSGVSGLQGRSEPPVRTTDPEVTAVTVQRLAHDGRGVARSASGKTLFIDGALPGERLEVAVHRSRKRFDEAHVRELLETSPERVDPPCPHYAQCGGCDLQHLAVSAQRQHKQAVLADLLAREGVTLPTSPALLAGTASGYRRRARLGVKVDAQERVHLGFRVHHASRLVDVEHCLVLVSVLEALLVPLRVLLAQLEAPRQVGHLELIAADGVTAVVVRQLRDNHADRQRWQVFARDHGVAVGRLVGRDAPVFEWLGSAPDLAYRLPGSGGDLKLCFGPGDFLQVNEAVNAPCDR, from the coding sequence ATGCTTGGCAAGCGACGGCCGTCGCGTCAACGCTCGGGTGTCTCCGGCCTCCAGGGGCGGAGCGAGCCCCCCGTACGGACGACCGACCCCGAGGTGACGGCGGTCACGGTTCAGCGCCTGGCCCATGATGGCCGCGGCGTGGCGCGTTCTGCCAGCGGCAAGACACTGTTCATCGATGGTGCCTTGCCCGGAGAGCGTCTCGAGGTAGCGGTTCACCGTTCGCGCAAGCGGTTCGATGAAGCCCATGTTCGCGAACTCCTCGAAACCTCTCCGGAGCGGGTCGATCCTCCCTGTCCCCACTATGCTCAGTGTGGCGGCTGCGATCTCCAGCATCTGGCCGTGTCAGCCCAACGGCAGCACAAGCAGGCCGTGCTGGCCGACCTTCTGGCTCGAGAGGGCGTCACCCTGCCGACTTCACCCGCCCTGCTGGCAGGCACTGCGTCCGGCTATCGACGCCGTGCCCGGCTGGGCGTGAAGGTCGATGCACAGGAGCGGGTCCACCTGGGTTTTCGCGTCCACCATGCCAGTCGCCTCGTGGATGTGGAGCACTGCCTGGTGCTGGTGAGCGTTCTGGAGGCGCTATTGGTACCGTTGCGCGTACTGCTTGCCCAACTGGAGGCGCCGCGTCAGGTTGGACATCTGGAACTGATCGCCGCCGATGGCGTGACCGCAGTGGTGGTGCGTCAGCTGCGAGACAATCATGCCGACCGCCAGCGCTGGCAGGTGTTCGCCCGTGACCATGGGGTGGCAGTGGGGCGCCTGGTGGGGCGCGACGCGCCCGTGTTCGAGTGGTTGGGCAGTGCGCCCGATCTCGCCTATCGCCTGCCCGGCAGCGGTGGTGATCTCAAGCTGTGCTTCGGCCCCGGCGACTTTCTCCAGGTCAACGAGGCGGTCAATGCGCCATGTGATCGGTGA
- the cysM gene encoding cysteine synthase CysM: MHFPTIADVVGNTPLVRLKRITAGRNNTLLAKLEGNNPAGSVKDRPALSMLEQAEQRGEIQPGDTFVEATSGNTGIALAMAAAIKGYKMVLIMPESASSERKQAMAAFGAKLITVSKEGGMEEARDLAEAMIARGEGKPLNQFANADNPLAHYLGTGPELWDQTDGTITHFVSSMGTTGTIMGVSRYLKERNPAIQIIGLQPEDGASIAGIRRWPKEYLPSIFDASRVDRVLDIGQHEAEEHMRRLAREEGILAGVSSGGALAGALRIAAEVENAVIAFIVCDRGDRYLSTGLFAPEA, from the coding sequence ATGCATTTTCCTACCATTGCGGACGTGGTTGGCAATACGCCCCTGGTGCGGCTCAAGCGTATCACGGCTGGCCGTAATAACACGCTGCTTGCCAAGCTCGAAGGTAACAATCCAGCCGGCTCGGTTAAGGACCGCCCTGCGTTGTCGATGCTCGAACAGGCCGAGCAGCGTGGTGAGATCCAGCCGGGGGACACCTTCGTGGAGGCCACTTCGGGCAACACAGGTATCGCACTGGCCATGGCGGCGGCGATCAAGGGCTACAAGATGGTTCTGATCATGCCGGAAAGCGCCTCCAGCGAGCGCAAGCAGGCCATGGCGGCCTTCGGTGCCAAGCTGATCACCGTCAGCAAGGAAGGCGGCATGGAAGAGGCGCGCGACCTGGCCGAGGCGATGATCGCCCGGGGCGAGGGCAAGCCGCTCAACCAGTTCGCCAACGCCGACAATCCGCTGGCACACTATCTCGGCACCGGTCCTGAACTGTGGGACCAGACCGACGGCACGATTACCCATTTTGTCAGCTCCATGGGGACGACGGGAACCATCATGGGGGTGTCGCGCTACCTCAAGGAGCGCAATCCCGCTATTCAGATCATAGGCCTGCAGCCGGAGGACGGTGCCAGTATCGCCGGTATTCGGCGCTGGCCAAAGGAGTACTTGCCGAGCATCTTTGACGCCTCCCGTGTGGATCGGGTGCTCGACATCGGTCAGCATGAGGCCGAGGAACACATGCGCCGGCTGGCCAGGGAGGAGGGCATCCTGGCAGGCGTCTCTTCCGGGGGGGCTCTGGCAGGGGCGCTGCGTATCGCCGCGGAGGTCGAGAATGCGGTGATCGCCTTCATCGTCTGTGATCGTGGCGATCGCTACCTCTCCACCGGCCTGTTTGCCCCGGAAGCCTGA
- a CDS encoding LysR family transcriptional regulator, translated as MTAATLPNGNSALPLLDSDVLRTFVAIAECGSFTRAARQVFRTPSALSMQIKRLEETLGQALFVREARQVRLTPEGEILLGYGRRLLRLNEEAVTQFLSPSLEGRIGFGTTDDVGTRILPGVLGQFARSHPAVQVDVVVGSSREMLARLDAGDLDLVLVTAGNPGQEVRGEIVHSEALVWAGREGGIAAQRSPLPVALAHHGCAWRGMALDALDHAGMSYRIAYTCEHCAGHEAAMLADLAVSPFPLSLIRPPLRRIDASLLPPLGDYQLELVKRPGAGQASEALVGYVMDAFRKT; from the coding sequence ATGACAGCTGCCACCCTGCCGAACGGTAATAGCGCCCTGCCGCTGCTCGACTCGGATGTACTGCGCACCTTCGTCGCCATTGCCGAATGCGGCAGCTTCACCCGAGCCGCCCGCCAGGTGTTTCGTACGCCCTCGGCGCTCAGCATGCAGATCAAGCGCCTGGAAGAGACGCTGGGCCAGGCGCTATTCGTACGCGAGGCCCGTCAGGTCAGGCTCACGCCGGAAGGGGAGATACTGCTCGGCTACGGGCGGCGTCTGCTCAGGCTCAATGAGGAAGCGGTGACCCAGTTTCTGTCCCCTTCCTTGGAAGGGCGCATCGGTTTCGGCACGACCGATGATGTGGGCACACGAATCCTGCCAGGTGTGCTGGGTCAGTTCGCCCGCTCGCACCCGGCTGTGCAGGTCGATGTGGTCGTGGGCAGCAGTCGGGAGATGCTCGCCCGCCTGGACGCTGGCGACCTTGACCTGGTGTTGGTTACCGCCGGCAATCCGGGGCAGGAAGTGCGCGGTGAGATCGTGCATAGCGAGGCGCTGGTATGGGCGGGGCGGGAAGGCGGTATCGCTGCACAGCGCTCGCCGCTACCGGTAGCCCTGGCCCATCATGGCTGTGCCTGGCGGGGGATGGCTCTCGACGCGCTGGACCATGCCGGTATGAGCTATCGGATCGCTTATACCTGCGAGCATTGTGCCGGCCATGAGGCAGCCATGCTCGCCGACCTGGCCGTGTCGCCTTTTCCACTCAGCTTGATCCGCCCACCGCTGCGACGGATCGATGCAAGTCTGCTTCCGCCGCTGGGAGACTACCAATTGGAACTGGTCAAACGACCCGGTGCCGGCCAGGCCAGTGAGGCTCTGGTGGGGTATGTGATGGACGCCTTCCGCAAGACCTGA
- a CDS encoding DUF899 domain-containing protein — translation MTSPLPPIVSESEWRAALEAQIAREKAHTRERDRLNAARRRLPMVEVSADYVFDGPQGKTTLLDLFEGRRQLIVYHFMFGPDWEAGCDGCSWVVDAMTHPAHLHARDTTLALVSRASREKLLRYQARMDWQHPTWYSSLGSDFNQDMGVTSCNCHAPDTDRGERHGISVFLSDDERIYRTYFSGKRGVEYLGSLWTYLDLTPYGRQENWEDSPAGWPQTPPYVWNRRPXNTISQSSARERCR, via the coding sequence ATGACCTCGCCCCTGCCTCCGATCGTCTCCGAAAGCGAATGGCGCGCCGCCCTGGAAGCGCAAATCGCCCGCGAGAAGGCTCACACAAGGGAACGCGACAGGCTCAATGCCGCCCGCCGCCGCCTGCCAATGGTCGAGGTGAGCGCTGACTACGTGTTCGACGGGCCACAGGGTAAAACTACCCTGCTCGACCTGTTCGAGGGGCGCCGCCAGCTGATCGTCTACCATTTCATGTTCGGCCCCGACTGGGAGGCCGGCTGCGACGGCTGTTCCTGGGTGGTGGACGCCATGACCCACCCCGCCCACCTGCACGCCCGCGACACCACCCTGGCATTGGTCTCCCGTGCATCGAGGGAAAAGCTTCTGCGCTATCAGGCACGCATGGATTGGCAACACCCGACGTGGTACTCGTCACTCGGCAGCGACTTTAATCAGGACATGGGCGTGACGAGCTGCAACTGTCATGCTCCCGACACCGATCGCGGCGAGCGACATGGCATCAGCGTCTTTCTGTCCGACGACGAGCGTATCTATCGGACCTACTTCAGCGGCAAACGCGGCGTGGAATACCTCGGCAGCCTGTGGACCTATCTGGACCTGACACCCTACGGTCGCCAGGAAAACTGGGAGGACTCACCGGCGGGCTGGCCGCAAACGCCACCCTACGTCTGGAATCGCCGCCCCGNGAATACCATCTCGCAGTCCAGCGCCCGCGAGCGGTGCCGATAG